A single region of the Drosophila takahashii strain IR98-3 E-12201 chromosome 2R, DtakHiC1v2, whole genome shotgun sequence genome encodes:
- the LOC108062547 gene encoding uncharacterized protein, protein MFWPTLLRGFSSRQSSSSGSSKPPKPPTPPSPPPPSKTPPAPAGKKECKIRTHCIPAAFCAESDRFKSMWDPPKNLPPPYPFVVQRSNDLCCEPNCTKPLPSFDELYYRPSCKDGPFQRHWVECPKFMIRQKKICAYDKLEALDPARRVAKRRERTALSPLAKGPCPIFAPLARCVPGRRPPRCHAAKTPSCCRKLCAPMPCWSECKQPELAKRPHRPRECECRFPLSLCEAERGRQWVKIHGENHVCPSAIRKAKKARKDKLKKEKNQKKKGKKGSKDKTKK, encoded by the coding sequence ATGTTTTGGCCCACCCTGTTGAGGGGCTTCAGCTCCCGCCAGAGCAGTTCGTCCGGTTCCAGTAAGCCACCAAAGCCCCCGACGCCTCCATCGCCTCCTCCACCTTCTAAGAcgcctcctgctcctgctggtaAAAAAGAATGCAAGATCCGGACGCACTGCATTCCGGCCGCCTTCTGCGCCGAGTCGGATAGGTTCAAGTCCATGTGGGATCCGCCCAAGAACCTGCCGCCGCCGTATCCCTTTGTGGTCCAACGATCCAACGATCTGTGCTGCGAGCCCAACTGCACCAAGCCGCTGCCCTCGTTCGACGAGTTGTACTACCGACCCTCTTGCAAGGACGGTCCCTTCCAGCGCCACTGGGTGGAGTGTCCCAAGTTCATGATCCGCCAGAAGAAGATCTGCGCCTACGACAAGCTGGAGGCTCTCGATCCCGCTCGTCGGGTGGCCAAGCGGCGCGAACGGACGGCCCTCAGCCCGCTGGCCAAAGGACCCTGTCCGATTTTCGCTCCCTTGGCGCGTTGCGTTCCCGGACGTCGTCCGCCCAGATGCCATGCGGCCAAGACGCCCTCCTGCTGCCGCAAGCTCTGCGCCCCGATGCCCTGTTGGTCCGAGTGCAAGCAGCCCGAGTTGGCCAAGCGACCGCATCGCCCCCGCGAATGCGAGTGCCGATTCCCCCTCAGCCTCTGTGAGGCGGAGCGGGGTCGTCAGTGGGTCAAGATCCACGGCGAGAATCACGTCTGTCCCAGTGCCATCAGGAAGGCCAAGAAGGCGAGGAAGGACAAGCTCAAGAAGGAGAAGAACCAGAAAAAGAAGGGAAAGAAGGGCTCGAAGGACAAgactaagaaataa
- the spaw gene encoding uncharacterized protein spaw, whose protein sequence is MSRLSVLSGFTRSVLRSTKRPMYILRHLADNSDTTFSLDETQNNLKKFEKAEPVEHTSHLFVWPNVREKNHHYEERKQEAYDDITASWGWKNNELDVEQLAGMPGPTEVEDPYLKLEEKPEEDKLFYSEDDHSGIQEDLQFERMRSRREQLNQDSQESFASFERNSLTCVRENVDFMMQELGQISLLLSTLYPEESTLVGTVTGQSENTMDKVSSDPEMASLALNQSEAKKLDHEKVSNQPLDVAKNLDQEDKSNSEFTTSMSDQSGLEEIDTSVIAKESEDTPLLQILSAGDSREPSPSKTTESPPKTTDRQDMQPKEHIHTYRPFRTIEVPVNEPTKSPSSETSEEQPFSQESLTITNHLDNTGYTVSAQLSEPESRLLMRMALKQALEDLESGKSKYKATILEAETE, encoded by the coding sequence ATGTCTCGCCTGTCGGTGCTCAGCGGTTTCACGCGCAGTGTCCTCCGCTCCACCAAGAGACCCATGTATATCCTACGCCACCTGGCGGACAACTCGGATACCACCTTTAGCCTCGACGAAACCCAAAATAATctgaagaaattcgaaaaggCTGAGCCAGTGGAGCACACAAGTCACTTGTTTGTATGGCCGAATGTGAGGGAAAAGAACCATCACTATGAAGAGCGAAAACAGGAGGCTTATGATGATATCACAGCCTCTTGGGGCTGGAAAAATAACGAACTGGACGTGGAGCAATTGGCCGGAATGCCCGGGCCCACCGAGGTTGAGGATCCGTATTTGAAGTTGGAGGAGAAACCAGAGGAGGATAAACTGTTCTACTCCGAGGACGATCATTCGGGAATTCAGGAGGATCTGCAGTTTGAGAGAATGCGTTCACGGAGGGAACAGCTCAATCAAGACTCCCAAGAATCCTTTGCCAGCTTTGAACGAAACTCTCTTACTTGCGTGCGGGAGAATGTGGACTTTATGATGCAGGAACTTGGACAGATTTCCCTTCTTCTAAGCACTCTCTATCCAGAGGAATCCACTTTGGTTGGCACTGTCACGGGGCAATCTGAGAATACCATGGATAAAGTTAGCTCGGACCCAGAAATGGCCTCTTTGGCACTCAACCAAAGTGAAGCGAAGAAACTGGATCATGAGAAGGTATCTAATCAGCCTTTGGATGTTGCAAAGAACTTGGATCAAGAAGATAAATCAAATTCTGAGTTTACCACTTCGATGTCCGATCAATCTGGCTTGGAAGAAATAGATACTTCTGTGATAGCTAAAGAGTCGGAGGATACACCACTACTCCAGATCCTATCTGCTGGCGATAGCCGAGAACCGAGTCCCTCAAAAACCACTGAGAGTCCTCCCAAAACGACTGACAGGCAGGACATGCAGCCCAAGGAACACATTCACACCTACAGGCCCTTCAGGACCATCGAAGTTCCGGTCAATGAGCCTACTAAAAGCCCGAGCTCCGAGACAAGTGAAGAGCAGCCTTTTAGCCAGGAATCCCTTACAATCACTAATCATTTGGACAACACAGGCTACACGGTTTCTGCCCAGCTCTCGGAACCCGAATCACGTCTACTGATGCGAATGGCTCTCAAACAGGCCTTAGAAGATCTGGAGTCGGGCAAAAGCAAGTACAAAGCCACCATTCTAGAGGCCGAAACTGAGtga